One region of Triticum aestivum cultivar Chinese Spring chromosome 6B, IWGSC CS RefSeq v2.1, whole genome shotgun sequence genomic DNA includes:
- the LOC123137649 gene encoding dof zinc finger protein 2 isoform X1, producing MDAAQWHQGLGLVKPMEEMIMAGNPNPNSNGNPNPQPAQPSGTEAQRAPVPGPPAAGAGAAAGTGSTERKAARPQKEKAINCPRCNSTNTKFCYYNNYSLQQPRYFCKTCRRYWTEGGSLRNVPVGGGSRKNKRSSSSVVSSAVGAVPTSAAVSGTVPVGGMAAKNPKLMHEGAHDLNLAFPHHHGRVLHPSEFAAFPSLESSSVCNPGGAMAANGAGGGRGMGAFSAMELLRSTGCYVPMPQVQLGMPPEYAAAGFALGEFRMPLQHQQHHHQQQQQQHHQQQQHQVHNMLGFSLDTGGGGDAGGYGAGLQGAQESATGRMLFPFEDLKPGANPNGGGASGGDQFEHSKDQGGGGGHETLGFWNNSMIGNGSSNDAGGGGGGGGGSSW from the exons ATGGATGCGGCCCAGTGGCACCAG GGGCTAGGGCTCGTGAAGCCCATGGAGGAGATGATCATGGCTGGAAACCCAAATCCTAATTCTAATGGGAACCCGAACCCACAGCCGGCGCAGCCGTCTGGGACCGAAGCCCAGAGGGCCCCCGTTCCTGGCCCGCCGGCGGCAGGAGCGGGCGCGGCTGCCGGGACGGGCTCCACCGAGCGGAAGGCGGCGCGGCCGCAGAAGGAGAAGGCAATCAACTGCCCCAGGTGCAACTCCACCAACACCAAGTTCTGCTACTACAACAACTACAGCCTCCAGCAGCCGCGCTACTTCTGCAAGACGTGCCGCCGCTACTGGACCGAGGGCGGCTCGCTCCGGAACgtgcccgtcggcggcggctcaCGCAAGAATAAGAGATCGTCGTCCTCGGTGGTTTCGTCCGCGGTGGGCGCCGTCCCCACCTCGGCGGCGGTGTCCGGGACGGTCCCCGTCGGCGGGATGGCGGCCAAGAACCCGAAGCTGATGCACGAGGGCGCGCACGACCTCAACCTGGCGTTCCCCCACCACCACGGCCGCGTCTTGCACCCGTCGGAGTTCGCGGCGTTCCCTAGCCTGGAGAGCAGCAGCGTCTGCAACCCGGGAGGCGCCATGGCGGCCAacggcgcgggcggcgggaggGGCATGGGCGCGTTTTCCGCGATGGAGCTGCTGAGGAGCACCGGCTGCTACGTACCGATGCCGCAGGTGCAGCTCGGGATGCCGCCGGAGTACGCAGCCGCGGGATTCGCGCTTGGCGAGTTCCGCATGCCGCTGCAGCATCAGCAACACCAccatcagcagcagcaacaacaacaccaccagcagcagcagcatcaggtTCACAACATGCTCGGGTTCTCCCTGGACACGGGAGGAGGTGGCGACGCCGGGGGATACGGCGCTGGGTTGCAGGGCGCGCAGGAGAGCGCAACGGGAAGGATGTTGTTCCCGTTCGAGGACTTGAAGCCGGGTGCGAACCCAAATGGAGGAGGTGCAAGTGGCGGTGATCAGTTTGAGCACAGCAAAGaccaaggcggcggcggtggccatgaGACCCTGGGGTTCTGGAATAACAGCATGATCGGGAATGGCAGCAGCAATGAcgccggcggtggcggtggcggcggcggcggcagttcgTGGTAG
- the LOC123137649 gene encoding dof zinc finger protein 2 isoform X2 produces the protein MEEMIMAGNPNPNSNGNPNPQPAQPSGTEAQRAPVPGPPAAGAGAAAGTGSTERKAARPQKEKAINCPRCNSTNTKFCYYNNYSLQQPRYFCKTCRRYWTEGGSLRNVPVGGGSRKNKRSSSSVVSSAVGAVPTSAAVSGTVPVGGMAAKNPKLMHEGAHDLNLAFPHHHGRVLHPSEFAAFPSLESSSVCNPGGAMAANGAGGGRGMGAFSAMELLRSTGCYVPMPQVQLGMPPEYAAAGFALGEFRMPLQHQQHHHQQQQQQHHQQQQHQVHNMLGFSLDTGGGGDAGGYGAGLQGAQESATGRMLFPFEDLKPGANPNGGGASGGDQFEHSKDQGGGGGHETLGFWNNSMIGNGSSNDAGGGGGGGGGSSW, from the coding sequence ATGGAGGAGATGATCATGGCTGGAAACCCAAATCCTAATTCTAATGGGAACCCGAACCCACAGCCGGCGCAGCCGTCTGGGACCGAAGCCCAGAGGGCCCCCGTTCCTGGCCCGCCGGCGGCAGGAGCGGGCGCGGCTGCCGGGACGGGCTCCACCGAGCGGAAGGCGGCGCGGCCGCAGAAGGAGAAGGCAATCAACTGCCCCAGGTGCAACTCCACCAACACCAAGTTCTGCTACTACAACAACTACAGCCTCCAGCAGCCGCGCTACTTCTGCAAGACGTGCCGCCGCTACTGGACCGAGGGCGGCTCGCTCCGGAACgtgcccgtcggcggcggctcaCGCAAGAATAAGAGATCGTCGTCCTCGGTGGTTTCGTCCGCGGTGGGCGCCGTCCCCACCTCGGCGGCGGTGTCCGGGACGGTCCCCGTCGGCGGGATGGCGGCCAAGAACCCGAAGCTGATGCACGAGGGCGCGCACGACCTCAACCTGGCGTTCCCCCACCACCACGGCCGCGTCTTGCACCCGTCGGAGTTCGCGGCGTTCCCTAGCCTGGAGAGCAGCAGCGTCTGCAACCCGGGAGGCGCCATGGCGGCCAacggcgcgggcggcgggaggGGCATGGGCGCGTTTTCCGCGATGGAGCTGCTGAGGAGCACCGGCTGCTACGTACCGATGCCGCAGGTGCAGCTCGGGATGCCGCCGGAGTACGCAGCCGCGGGATTCGCGCTTGGCGAGTTCCGCATGCCGCTGCAGCATCAGCAACACCAccatcagcagcagcaacaacaacaccaccagcagcagcagcatcaggtTCACAACATGCTCGGGTTCTCCCTGGACACGGGAGGAGGTGGCGACGCCGGGGGATACGGCGCTGGGTTGCAGGGCGCGCAGGAGAGCGCAACGGGAAGGATGTTGTTCCCGTTCGAGGACTTGAAGCCGGGTGCGAACCCAAATGGAGGAGGTGCAAGTGGCGGTGATCAGTTTGAGCACAGCAAAGaccaaggcggcggcggtggccatgaGACCCTGGGGTTCTGGAATAACAGCATGATCGGGAATGGCAGCAGCAATGAcgccggcggtggcggtggcggcggcggcggcagttcgTGGTAG